From one Trifolium pratense cultivar HEN17-A07 linkage group LG1, ARS_RC_1.1, whole genome shotgun sequence genomic stretch:
- the LOC123922343 gene encoding uncharacterized protein At1g76660 has product MGSEQNRFPQHERRKRWGGCLGAFSCFGSQKGGKRIVPASRIPDNNGSASQPNGPQVTGLTNQATGLAPSLLAPPSSPASFTHSAIPSTAQSPSCFLSLSANSPGGPSNTMFATGPYAHETQLVSPPVFSNFTTEPSTAPLTPPPELAHVTTPSSPDVPFAHFLTSSANLKNNGKSNYITANDLQTTYSLYPGSPASSLISPISRNNGDCLSTSFPEREFRPQWDSSLYPENGKYQRTGSGRVSGHDTNDVTGASLQDTNFFCPATYAQFYLDQNPPFPHNGGRLSVSKDSDAQSTGGNGHQSRSSRSPKQDVEETEAYRASFGFSADEIITTSQYVEISDVMDDSFTMMPLTAGKSMMEENIEPSLMKGFKAQETQVGLQNLKCLRLDPGPVGKQAKNQVPICDGYEDHKSSGHCSNSSGLSTPDNHTLVDDEDIFSKIGSSRICRKYQMGLSCSDAEVDYRKYQMGRSLRERKGI; this is encoded by the exons ATGGGGTCCGAGCAAAATCGATTTCCTCAGCATGAAAGG AGAAAGAGATGGGGAGGATGTTTGGGTGcattttcttgttttggttCACAGAAAGGTGGGAAGCGCATTGTACCTGCATCCCGGATTCCTGATAATAATGGTTCAGCCAGTCAGCCAAATGGACCCCAAGTGACTGGCTTGACCAATCAAGCCACAGGTCTAGCTCCTTCTCTCTTAGCTCCACCCTCTTCACCAGCATCCTTCACACATTCTGCCATTCCTTCCACGGCTCAATCTCCCAGTTGTTTCTTGTCATTATCTGCAAACTCACCTGGCGGTCCTTCAAATACAATGTTTGCAACTGGTCCATATGCTCACGAAACACAACTCGTGTCTCCTCCAGTCTTCTCAAATTTCACTACGGAACCATCTACTGCTCCTCTCACTCCCCCCCCAGAGTTGGCTCACGTAACAACTCCCTCTTCCCCAGATGTACCTTTTGCTCATTTTCTAACATCTTCAGCAAATCTCAAAAACAATGGCAAGAGTAATTACATCACTGCAAATGATCTTCAAACTACATATTCACTCTACCCTGGAAGTCCTGCTAGTAGCCTTATATCTCCAATATCAAGGAACAATGGTGACTGTCTATCAACCTCTTTCCCTGAACGCGAGTTTCGCCCACAGTGGGATTCATCACTGTATCCCGAAAATGGAAAATACCAGAGGACTGGGTCTGGGAGGGTTTCTGGGCATGACACAAATGATGTAACTGGGGCATCCCTCCAAGATACAAATTTCTTTTGCCCTGCTACCTATGCACAGTTCTATTTAGACCAAAACCCTCCATTCCCTCACAATGGTGGGAGATTAagtgtttcaaaagattcagaTGCTCAATCTACAGGTGGAAATGGACATCAGAGTAGATCTTCTAGAAGTCCTAAGCAAGATGTGGAAGAAACAGAAGCTTACCGAGCATCCTTTGGTTTCAGTGCAGATGAGATTATAACCACTAGTCAATATGTGGAAATTTCTGATGTAATGGATGATTCCTTTACCATGATGCCTTTGACTGCTGGCAAATCAATGATGGAAGAAAACATAGAGCCTTCATTGATGAAAGGATTCAAAGCTCAGGAGACACAGGTGGGTTTGCAGAATCTAAAATGCCTTCGATTAGATCCGGGTCCAGTTGGCAAGCAAGCAAAGAATCAAGTCCCTATATGTGATGGATATGAAG ATCATAAATCATCTGGACATTGTAGCAACAGCTCTGGATTAAGTACACCTGATAATCATACTCTCGTGGATGATGAAGATATATTCTCTAAAATTGGGTCATCCAGAATCTGTAGGAAATATCAGATGGGGTTATCATGCTCCGATGCAGAGGTTGACTATAGGAAATATCAGATGGGCAGAAGCTTACGAGAAAGAAAGGGAATATGA